AAAACGGGCATGATATGGCATGCGCTGAATTCCAAAGGATAGGAGCCGAATGGCACCGACAGGGCAGGCGTCTCCTTGGCCAGCTGGTTCCGATACGCCGTCACGAGAGTCCGACGTTGCTCGTTTTTTCCTTCCAGCTTTTCTAATTGCACCAGCCCCAAGGCGGCAGTGATCTCAGTGGGTCGGTAATTGAAGCCGACTGCGACCACATCGTAGCTGAAAGCATGCCCTTGATGGCGATCCAGGGTGAGGGTCGTCATGCCGTGGGAGCGCAACAGGCGGAGACGGGATGCAATCTCGTCGTCGTCAGTGACGAGCATGCCGCCTTCACCGGTGCTCAAGTTCTTGTTGGAAAAAAAGGAGAAACAGCCGATGTCTCCCCAAGTGCCCAAAGCTTTCCCCTTGTATAATGTGAGGGGCGCGTGGGCGCAGTCCTCGATCACCTTGAGTCCCCGCGCTCTGGCATAGGCGCTGATCTCATCCATTGCGCACGGGTATCCTGCGTAATGGACCGCACACACCCCTTTGGTGCGCGGCGATTCGACAGTCTGGATCTGCTCCACTCCGATAACCCACTCATCCCGGCTTTTCACATCTGCGAAAACCGGCCGGGCTCCCACATAGCGGATGGCGTTGGCCGTGGCCACAAAGGTCAGGGCCGGGCAGATCACTTCATCTTCCGGTCCCATTTCCAATGCCAGTTGTGCCAGATGGAGAGCTGCCGTGCAACTGCTGACGGCGATGGCATGTCGACACCCGACGCGGGCGGCGAAGGCTTCCTCAAATTTGCGCACGAGTGTTCCCATGGTGAGCCAGCCCGAGCGAATCACTTGTTCCACGGCCTTCACTTCCGCTTCACCGAAATCACATTCAAAAAGGGGCAGCGTCCAGTTCAAGAGCTTTGTCCTCCAGGTAGGAAGAGACTGCGTCTGGTTTCGAATTCCTCGACCGCCAGAGCATAGTCGTCAGGGCGGCCAATATCCAGCCAGTAACCATCGAAAGGATAGAGGCTGATTTTTTGCCCGGCGGCGAGCAGGGCCTTGACCAGGTCCGGCAGGTCGAAATAGCGGTTCTCCGGGATGTAAGCAAGGGCATCGGCCCGCAAAGCATAAATCCCCATGCTGACCCGATAGTCGAGAGGAGGTTTTTCAATATATTTCTCCACGCAGCCGTTGGAGTCCGCCTCGATGACCCCAAAATCGATCTTTACCGTACGCCGGTAACTGGCGATGGTCATGATGGTGTTACGGTTGAGGTGAAAATCCATGAAATCCCGAAAATTCAAGGTGGTCAGGATGTCGCCGTTCATCATCAAGAAATGGTCGGGAAGGTCCCCGATAAGCTTTAGAGGTGCGGCCGTGCCCAGGGGAGTGTCTTCCAGGGAGTAGCGGATCTGGAGGCCCAGGCGGGCACCGTCCTGGAAGAAAGCCTGCAGGAGTTCCGCCAGGTAACCGATTGCCACAGTAACCTTTTCGAATCCTCTGG
This region of Desulforhabdus amnigena genomic DNA includes:
- a CDS encoding sugar phosphate nucleotidyltransferase codes for the protein MHAVILAGGKGTRLKPYTTILPKPLMPIGDLPILEVVLRQLKARGFEKVTVAIGYLAELLQAFFQDGARLGLQIRYSLEDTPLGTAAPLKLIGDLPDHFLMMNGDILTTLNFRDFMDFHLNRNTIMTIASYRRTVKIDFGVIEADSNGCVEKYIEKPPLDYRVSMGIYALRADALAYIPENRYFDLPDLVKALLAAGQKISLYPFDGYWLDIGRPDDYALAVEEFETRRSLFLPGGQSS
- a CDS encoding DegT/DnrJ/EryC1/StrS family aminotransferase, producing the protein MNWTLPLFECDFGEAEVKAVEQVIRSGWLTMGTLVRKFEEAFAARVGCRHAIAVSSCTAALHLAQLALEMGPEDEVICPALTFVATANAIRYVGARPVFADVKSRDEWVIGVEQIQTVESPRTKGVCAVHYAGYPCAMDEISAYARARGLKVIEDCAHAPLTLYKGKALGTWGDIGCFSFFSNKNLSTGEGGMLVTDDDEIASRLRLLRSHGMTTLTLDRHQGHAFSYDVVAVGFNYRPTEITAALGLVQLEKLEGKNEQRRTLVTAYRNQLAKETPALSVPFGSYPLEFSACHIMPVLLPPQTERRHVMEGLRQEGIQSSIHYPPIHTFQAYAGLCPSRSLPHTELIGAHCLTLPLYPQMIIEDVDRCVKTLAQLIEA